The DNA sequence CAAAATAAAGGCGGAGAGAGGGTGGTTGAGATTCAAAAAGCGAATATGATGCAGATTGCTGAGCACTGCGGTGTGTCTTTAAAGACAGTTTCCAGAGTATTAAATCATCCGGAGCAGGTGAGTCCGAAGACGAGGGAAGCGGTCCGGAGATCGATGGAGCAGTGCGGTTTCCAGGTAAACCT is a window from the Anaerotignum faecicola genome containing:
- a CDS encoding LacI family DNA-binding transcriptional regulator; translation: MQIAEHCGVSLKTVSRVLNHPEQVSPKTREAVRRSMEQCGFQVNL